A single region of the Hyphomicrobiales bacterium genome encodes:
- a CDS encoding Membrane fusion protein (MFP) family protein: MLDRRDEVEFLPEALEILERPPSPMARVIAATISAFLALTILWACLSSVDMVAVAEGRLIPSDRSKTIQPFEIGVVRRILVEDGSTVRAGDLLIELDTTASGAERSRIAGRLVTARLDALRLKTLLGRPKIALAPADADTLGATQEEVSRARELARNEAREQQERLAGLDRELDRQRAEVEAVEAAIAKLDQSLPLLQERLKARETLLEKGLTPRYQVLELRQQVVAMKRDRDGLAAQRAAAGAAGAAVARRREQTVAEIQRKLLSDLTAAQATVADLTQELTKAEQRKDLQSITTPVDGVVQQLAVHTLGGVVQPAQALMVIVPKDDHVEIEAQVLNRDIGFVREGQVATVKLEAFSFTRYGTIPGMVAAVSRDAINDERQGLVFSARVRVNRSGILIDGRDVALTAGMRATVEIKTGERRVIDFLLSPIMKAVSEAGRER; encoded by the coding sequence ATGCTCGACCGGCGCGATGAGGTGGAGTTTCTCCCGGAGGCTCTCGAGATCCTGGAGAGGCCGCCCTCGCCGATGGCACGCGTGATTGCGGCCACCATCTCCGCCTTTCTCGCCTTGACCATCCTGTGGGCCTGTCTCAGCTCCGTTGATATGGTCGCCGTGGCGGAAGGGCGATTGATCCCGTCTGATCGCTCGAAGACCATCCAGCCATTCGAGATCGGCGTGGTACGCCGTATCTTGGTCGAAGATGGGTCCACTGTGCGCGCTGGCGACCTTCTGATCGAGCTCGATACGACCGCGAGCGGCGCCGAGCGCAGCCGCATCGCGGGCAGGCTGGTGACAGCGCGGCTCGACGCGCTGAGGCTCAAGACATTGCTGGGCCGGCCCAAGATCGCGCTTGCGCCGGCTGATGCCGACACGCTAGGGGCAACGCAGGAGGAAGTGTCGCGCGCGCGGGAGCTTGCCCGCAATGAAGCGCGGGAGCAGCAGGAGCGCCTCGCGGGTCTTGACCGCGAGCTTGATCGCCAGCGTGCCGAGGTAGAGGCGGTGGAGGCCGCTATCGCCAAACTGGACCAGAGCCTGCCTCTGCTGCAAGAGCGCTTGAAAGCACGGGAGACGTTGCTGGAGAAGGGGCTGACGCCTCGCTATCAGGTTCTAGAACTACGCCAGCAGGTGGTCGCCATGAAGCGCGACCGCGATGGTTTGGCAGCACAGCGGGCGGCGGCAGGCGCCGCAGGCGCAGCCGTTGCGCGTCGGCGCGAGCAGACCGTGGCGGAGATCCAGCGCAAGCTTCTCTCGGATCTCACGGCCGCCCAGGCGACGGTCGCCGACCTTACGCAAGAGCTGACGAAGGCGGAGCAGCGCAAGGACCTTCAATCCATCACGACGCCCGTCGACGGGGTCGTCCAGCAGCTTGCCGTGCATACGCTTGGCGGTGTTGTCCAGCCGGCGCAGGCCCTGATGGTGATCGTACCAAAGGACGATCACGTCGAGATCGAGGCGCAGGTCTTGAACCGCGACATCGGCTTCGTCAGGGAGGGGCAGGTGGCGACGGTGAAGCTGGAGGCATTCTCCTTCACCCGTTACGGCACGATTCCCGGCATGGTGGCGGCGGTGTCACGGGATGCAATCAACGACGAGCGGCAGGGGCTCGTCTTTTCGGCGCGTGTTCGCGTCAACCGGAGCGGTATCCTTATCGATGGCCGCGACGTCGCGCTGACGGCCGGCATGCGGGCGACGGTCGAGATCAAGACGGGTGAGCGCCGCGTGATCGACTTCCTGCTATCCCCCATCATGAAAGCTGTGTCGGAAGCCGGTCGCGAGCGGTAA
- a CDS encoding 2-dehydro-3-deoxygalactonokinase: MNSNQVSEARRPVLIALDWGTSSLRGFLMDRDAEVIDRRASSHGIQNLPEPGVSGFEKAFAALCGEWLAQWPDLPVVAGGMVGSAQGWVEAPYVACPADVAELARHAGRATTADGRTILIAPGVIDNPADAPPDVMRGEEIQIAGALAENPSLAERASIIMPGTHSKWVAIAASRINHFDTYMTGEVFAVMTKHSILGRLMTSQEETAAAPAAAEAAFLQGVAAARDSHAGDLLNQLFSVRSLGLTKRLPGNVLKDYLSGLLIGQELTSGLARLQADATGLPPIVLIGDDGLCNSYRRAMTLFDVAPAALLGNTAPAGLFRFATATGMLDRA, translated from the coding sequence GTGAACAGCAATCAGGTGTCAGAGGCCCGTCGTCCTGTTCTCATCGCCCTCGACTGGGGCACGTCAAGTCTGCGCGGCTTCCTGATGGACAGGGACGCTGAAGTCATCGACCGACGCGCCAGCAGCCACGGCATCCAGAACTTGCCGGAGCCGGGTGTTTCCGGGTTCGAGAAGGCGTTCGCCGCGCTCTGCGGTGAATGGCTGGCGCAATGGCCTGATCTGCCGGTTGTCGCCGGCGGCATGGTCGGCAGCGCGCAGGGCTGGGTCGAAGCACCCTATGTCGCCTGCCCCGCCGACGTCGCGGAACTCGCCCGCCACGCCGGCCGCGCAACGACGGCGGACGGCCGCACGATCCTCATCGCCCCTGGCGTCATTGACAATCCGGCCGATGCACCACCGGACGTGATGCGGGGCGAGGAAATCCAGATCGCCGGCGCCCTCGCCGAGAATCCGTCACTGGCGGAGCGGGCCTCCATCATCATGCCTGGCACCCATTCCAAATGGGTTGCCATCGCCGCGAGCCGCATCAACCATTTCGATACCTATATGACCGGCGAGGTCTTCGCCGTCATGACGAAGCACTCGATCCTCGGCCGCCTTATGACCTCTCAGGAGGAAACGGCCGCAGCCCCCGCGGCAGCGGAGGCCGCCTTCCTGCAAGGCGTCGCGGCGGCGCGCGACAGCCATGCCGGCGATCTCCTGAACCAGCTCTTTTCGGTGCGCAGCCTCGGTCTCACGAAGCGACTGCCCGGCAATGTCCTGAAAGATTATCTCTCGGGTCTTCTCATCGGACAAGAACTGACCTCGGGCCTCGCCCGCCTGCAGGCTGATGCCACAGGTCTGCCGCCCATCGTGCTCATTGGCGATGACGGCCTCTGCAACAGCTATCGCCGTGCGATGACCTTGTTCGACGTCGCACCCGCCGCCCTTCTGGGGAATACAGCCCCGGCGGGGCTCTTCCGCTTCGCAACCGCCACGGGCATGCTGGATCGGGCATGA
- the cyaB gene encoding Cyclolysin secretion/processing ATP-binding protein CyaB, protein MADHLSDAQPEEQNSPATNGLMCFALVLRFLGISVSIEQLRHSLGLPSDQLKSADLLRLSRRLGLKARWVQATPARLDRLPLPAVAQTKEGGYFIIAKYVEGRALVYEPERQGNVLMDAEAFAEHWSGHILLLAKRGRAGIADRKFGLGWFLQAVSKYKRVLTEVLVCSLFLQIFALLTPLFFQVVIDKVLVHDSLSTLDVLVIGLTGMAVFEILLGGLRTYLFSHTSNRIDVELGARLFGHLTALPLAYFQARHVGDSVARVRELENIRAFLTGSALTLAIDGVFTSIFFAVMYLYSPLLTLIVAGSVPLYVVLSLVVTPLFRSRLEEKFNRGAENQSFLVETVSGIETVKATAIEKLMQRRWEDQIAGYAASSFRVARLANWSGQIARAINKLTVILILYAGARVVLAREMTVGELVAFNMLAGQVHGPVLRLAQMWQDFQQVRISVARLGDILNTRAEPTYAVGSATPAITGQISFQYVSFRYDPSGPETLANISVDIPAGQVIGVVGPSGSGKSTLAKLIQRLYVPERGRVLIDGMDLSLMDPSWLRRQLGVVLQENMLFTGTVRENIAIADPGLPIETVVEAARLAGAHDFIVKLPNGYDTILAERGASLSGGQRQRVAIARALVMKPAILIFDEATSALDYESERVIQDNMRAMAAGRTVIIVAHRLSAVQMADRILTIEDGRLTEDGAPADLAAGGGRFATLLNYQQAQGRLM, encoded by the coding sequence GTGGCTGATCATCTTTCCGATGCGCAACCTGAGGAACAGAATTCGCCAGCCACCAATGGCCTCATGTGCTTTGCGCTGGTCCTTCGCTTTCTCGGGATCTCGGTCAGCATTGAGCAGCTTCGCCATAGCCTCGGCCTGCCAAGTGACCAGCTGAAGTCAGCGGATCTTCTGAGGCTCAGTCGGCGGTTGGGGCTGAAGGCGCGCTGGGTCCAGGCGACCCCCGCGCGGCTCGATCGCCTTCCCTTGCCGGCGGTGGCGCAAACCAAGGAGGGCGGCTACTTCATCATCGCCAAATATGTCGAAGGCCGCGCTCTCGTCTACGAGCCCGAACGGCAAGGCAACGTGCTGATGGACGCGGAGGCCTTCGCGGAGCACTGGAGCGGTCATATCCTCCTGCTGGCCAAACGCGGGCGGGCCGGCATCGCGGACCGCAAGTTCGGGCTGGGCTGGTTTCTGCAGGCGGTCAGCAAATACAAGCGCGTGCTGACCGAGGTCCTTGTCTGCTCCCTCTTCCTCCAGATTTTCGCGTTGCTGACGCCGCTGTTCTTCCAGGTCGTGATCGACAAAGTGCTCGTTCACGACAGCCTGTCGACGCTCGATGTCCTGGTGATCGGGCTCACCGGTATGGCGGTGTTCGAGATCCTGCTCGGCGGGCTGCGGACCTATCTCTTCAGCCATACGTCGAACCGCATCGATGTCGAGCTCGGAGCCCGCCTGTTCGGGCATCTGACAGCTTTGCCGCTCGCTTATTTTCAAGCGCGGCATGTGGGGGATTCAGTCGCCCGCGTACGCGAACTGGAGAACATCCGAGCCTTCCTGACAGGGTCCGCGCTGACGCTCGCGATCGACGGCGTGTTCACCAGCATCTTTTTTGCGGTGATGTATCTCTACAGCCCGCTCCTGACACTGATCGTCGCCGGCTCCGTCCCGCTCTACGTCGTGCTGTCCCTCGTCGTCACGCCGCTGTTCCGCAGCCGCCTTGAGGAAAAGTTCAACCGCGGCGCCGAGAATCAATCTTTCCTCGTCGAGACCGTCAGCGGCATCGAGACCGTGAAGGCAACGGCCATCGAGAAGTTGATGCAACGCCGCTGGGAGGATCAGATCGCCGGTTATGCGGCCTCCTCCTTTCGGGTTGCCAGGCTTGCCAACTGGTCAGGGCAGATCGCACGCGCGATCAACAAATTGACCGTGATCCTCATTCTCTACGCGGGCGCGCGCGTGGTCCTGGCGCGGGAGATGACGGTCGGTGAACTCGTCGCCTTCAATATGCTGGCAGGACAGGTGCACGGGCCGGTGCTGCGTCTTGCGCAGATGTGGCAGGATTTCCAACAGGTGCGCATCTCCGTCGCGCGATTGGGCGACATCCTCAATACGCGCGCCGAGCCAACATACGCCGTTGGCAGCGCCACGCCCGCAATCACCGGGCAAATCAGCTTTCAGTACGTTTCCTTCCGCTATGATCCGAGCGGGCCGGAAACCCTCGCCAACATCAGCGTGGACATCCCTGCCGGCCAGGTCATCGGTGTCGTGGGGCCGTCCGGTTCAGGCAAGAGCACACTCGCGAAGCTTATCCAGCGTCTTTATGTGCCCGAACGCGGGCGGGTGCTGATCGATGGCATGGATCTCAGCCTGATGGATCCCTCGTGGCTCCGGCGCCAGCTCGGTGTCGTTCTGCAGGAGAACATGCTCTTCACCGGTACGGTGCGCGAGAACATCGCCATTGCCGATCCGGGCCTGCCCATCGAGACGGTTGTGGAAGCGGCCCGGCTGGCTGGCGCCCATGACTTCATCGTCAAACTCCCGAATGGCTATGACACGATCCTCGCCGAGCGTGGGGCATCACTGTCGGGCGGCCAGCGGCAGCGGGTGGCGATCGCGCGGGCCCTCGTCATGAAGCCGGCGATCCTGATTTTCGACGAGGCCACCAGTGCCCTCGACTATGAGTCCGAGCGTGTCATCCAGGACAATATGAGAGCGATGGCCGCGGGTCGGACCGTGATCATTGTCGCCCATCGCTTGTCGGCAGTGCAGATGGCGGACAGGATCCTGACCATCGAGGATGGCAGGCTGACGGAAGATGGAGCGCCCGCGGACCTCGCGGCCGGTGGCGGGCGCTTCGCCACCCTCCTGAACTACCAGCAAGCTCAGGGACGCCTGATGTGA
- the dgoA gene encoding 2-dehydro-3-deoxy-6-phosphogalactonate aldolase: MTRPSRATRLEEAFATLPLIAILRGLKPEEAAGVATVLHEAGFRFIEVPLNSPDPFESIRIIRELLPDDALVGAGTVTRTAEVERLVGLGADLVVMPHADPAVIRAAADAGLICTPGVATPTEAFAALAAGAAALKIFPAEMVGPPVIKAIRAVLPAGTRLLPVGGITPTTMAPFLAAGVAGFGLGSALYKPGMDVREIATNARAFVEAWSSRERP, from the coding sequence ATGACCCGGCCGAGCCGCGCGACGCGTTTGGAAGAGGCTTTCGCCACGCTGCCGCTGATCGCCATCTTGCGCGGGCTGAAGCCCGAGGAGGCGGCCGGCGTCGCCACGGTGCTGCATGAGGCGGGCTTCCGCTTCATCGAGGTGCCGCTGAATTCACCCGACCCCTTCGAGAGCATCCGCATCATCCGGGAGCTGCTGCCGGACGACGCGCTCGTGGGCGCGGGCACGGTGACACGGACCGCCGAAGTCGAGCGCCTCGTGGGGCTTGGCGCTGACCTCGTTGTAATGCCGCATGCCGACCCGGCGGTTATCCGCGCCGCGGCCGATGCCGGGCTCATCTGCACTCCCGGCGTCGCGACCCCGACAGAGGCTTTTGCCGCGCTCGCTGCCGGCGCAGCCGCCCTCAAGATCTTTCCGGCCGAGATGGTCGGGCCGCCGGTCATCAAGGCGATCCGGGCGGTGCTGCCGGCGGGAACGCGGCTGTTGCCGGTCGGCGGCATCACTCCGACCACCATGGCCCCCTTCCTTGCAGCGGGCGTCGCGGGCTTTGGCCTGGGATCGGCCCTCTACAAGCCGGGCATGGACGTTCGGGAGATTGCCACCAATGCGCGCGCCTTCGTCGAAGCATGGTCATCGCGCGAGCGGCCTTGA
- a CDS encoding conserved hypothetical protein (Evidence 4 : Unknown function but conserved in other organisms): MDETIGEKLSDAASMAAAGADASQDTQAASGVPMGSRDFQGEFHAEWLKAHTGPSGNADGLSASGSGAGLTRAGLASAAASEGLANNLLNWLKTDIESQTTKVGIAIDNVDRSNRDYLPAAFGEDLPSRKFMTGGAEPVQPRLTGDAAHDAMIYRAYIGTMETALSRAFGENFAASDDAKASAWRGLRQELWQETSEQALTEQYKRGSSSAAVRDQFSPDVLKGRLGAALLDKSGLNQKRTLLNQQSTGALSTLRMVLGVRDGLGIQRNIAVLNDPNASADAKLRAGFEVGRQSGALLQVVGGVTVDALRSFAEGQGLLTPLKSNLQDLAKSTKAGMNLDVLRGPQPTGARGTTSLSDTVADLASLDADIRAAQARTRSSGAVTAGKSVLSLIAGLTGIANDVARVATSDGDVRVIVQSSLGMVSTATQTASELTSIAAAAKSGTTASKLAGAGSALGIGASVFGVAAGTVGLVGAIKNLEQNPNSTAAKWAVGNSGVQIAASAFAGAAAVLCPPAALLTLLIPDFGGIGRALELVEHMADFESRGLMHEWEVLKKLHTIAALDATPLVNWTSAIYTPALNSEMRTKMDTEWYWGAYGERVNNLMQDGSDYERNLHSIASASQVNELISVLYDREKFNWFSDDRQLFGTAMGVYNKDGHRADFAVERGNAIDVTRAGAVKDGEVDRVLVIDSSLSAGDNLPEQQAIQGEWKTKQVWKWTNDFLWWGSEKWVDERYEDVRYEKVEQGPSVRLNLDGDNEILVRAANSRVTSVGDSNETYCVIAGVDCEIDDRGGENDSMYLVATGNVSNFNIKASGIENIQGSDYNDIVEISAVSGVIDLGAGEDTLSLANIRSGAINLTASARGTQVAQMDPVSGVPVSEATVKGVETVRLSDQDDDVRLAADAVVTIGEGIAPEIVLPELAEVDAGKGNDTIVSLASHMRILGGDGNDIIVIGSGSIGAPPVRDVCVIAGAGDDVVNIAGDTQVRVELGEGSDRISAASQTSGWIEIADITGGGAKQVDLGAADALFRFDSDSNGTVDVTDSAARASGNHGLSFDFAGESAENIVLTAVRDEAGAFNYGIETADARLKVSVQGSDFAKTSVCVADQAYAMDRAMNQLTQQMASLGQGAGSLQLSALPADMHTPIHPLNLATPMA; encoded by the coding sequence ATGGATGAAACAATTGGGGAAAAGCTGTCTGACGCCGCAAGCATGGCTGCCGCTGGCGCGGATGCATCTCAGGACACGCAGGCCGCCTCCGGTGTGCCAATGGGCTCGCGGGACTTCCAAGGGGAATTCCACGCGGAGTGGTTGAAGGCGCACACGGGCCCATCGGGCAATGCTGACGGCCTCTCAGCTTCAGGGTCCGGTGCCGGATTGACCCGCGCAGGTCTCGCCTCGGCCGCTGCATCCGAGGGGCTCGCCAATAATCTCTTGAACTGGCTGAAGACCGATATCGAAAGTCAGACTACCAAGGTCGGCATCGCCATCGATAATGTCGATCGCTCCAATCGTGACTATCTGCCCGCAGCATTTGGCGAGGACCTGCCATCCCGCAAGTTCATGACGGGCGGGGCAGAGCCGGTGCAGCCGCGCCTGACAGGTGACGCCGCGCATGACGCCATGATCTATCGCGCCTATATCGGAACGATGGAGACCGCGCTCAGCCGGGCTTTCGGCGAGAATTTCGCGGCGAGCGACGACGCCAAGGCATCGGCATGGCGTGGCCTACGCCAGGAACTCTGGCAGGAGACCAGCGAACAGGCCCTCACGGAGCAGTACAAGCGCGGTAGCAGTTCAGCAGCTGTACGTGACCAGTTTTCGCCCGACGTCCTCAAGGGGCGGCTCGGCGCGGCCCTGCTCGACAAGAGCGGGCTCAATCAAAAACGGACACTGCTCAATCAGCAATCCACCGGAGCCTTGAGCACGCTGCGCATGGTCCTCGGCGTGCGCGATGGGCTCGGCATCCAGCGTAATATCGCTGTTCTCAATGATCCGAATGCCAGCGCCGACGCCAAGCTTCGTGCGGGCTTTGAGGTTGGCCGACAAAGTGGCGCGCTCCTGCAGGTCGTCGGCGGCGTCACCGTCGACGCATTGAGGTCATTTGCCGAGGGGCAGGGCCTGCTCACGCCTCTGAAGTCGAATCTGCAGGACCTCGCCAAATCGACCAAGGCCGGAATGAACCTTGACGTCTTGCGCGGACCTCAACCGACAGGGGCGCGCGGCACGACGTCTCTCAGCGATACGGTGGCCGATCTGGCGTCGCTGGATGCTGATATACGCGCCGCGCAAGCGCGCACGCGCAGCTCAGGGGCTGTTACGGCGGGCAAATCCGTTCTATCGCTGATCGCGGGCCTTACGGGGATCGCGAACGATGTCGCGCGTGTCGCAACAAGCGACGGCGATGTCCGCGTGATTGTCCAAAGCAGCCTCGGCATGGTGTCGACCGCGACGCAGACCGCGAGCGAGCTGACCAGTATCGCGGCTGCCGCCAAGTCCGGTACAACCGCCAGCAAATTGGCGGGCGCGGGCAGCGCGTTAGGTATCGGGGCCAGTGTCTTCGGTGTGGCCGCCGGCACAGTCGGCCTTGTCGGGGCGATCAAGAACCTCGAACAAAATCCCAATTCGACGGCGGCCAAATGGGCGGTTGGCAATTCCGGTGTCCAGATCGCGGCCAGCGCCTTTGCCGGCGCGGCGGCGGTTTTGTGTCCGCCGGCCGCGCTCTTGACCCTGCTCATTCCCGATTTCGGTGGAATCGGCAGGGCGCTCGAACTTGTGGAGCATATGGCGGACTTCGAGTCCCGCGGACTGATGCATGAATGGGAAGTGCTGAAAAAGCTTCACACCATTGCAGCGCTTGACGCGACGCCCTTGGTCAATTGGACCAGCGCCATCTACACGCCTGCGCTGAATAGTGAAATGCGCACCAAGATGGATACCGAATGGTATTGGGGGGCTTATGGTGAGCGTGTCAACAATCTCATGCAAGACGGTTCGGATTATGAGAGGAATTTGCACTCGATTGCGTCCGCATCTCAGGTAAATGAACTTATAAGCGTCTTGTATGATCGGGAGAAATTCAACTGGTTTAGCGACGATCGTCAGCTATTTGGGACGGCGATGGGCGTCTATAACAAGGATGGGCATAGAGCGGACTTCGCAGTCGAGCGCGGCAACGCGATTGACGTGACACGTGCCGGCGCCGTCAAGGACGGTGAGGTTGATCGTGTCCTCGTCATCGACAGTAGCCTGTCCGCCGGGGATAACCTCCCGGAACAGCAAGCTATTCAGGGCGAATGGAAGACGAAGCAGGTCTGGAAATGGACCAACGACTTTCTGTGGTGGGGCAGCGAAAAGTGGGTCGACGAACGGTATGAAGATGTCCGCTATGAAAAGGTTGAGCAGGGACCTTCGGTACGTCTCAACCTGGACGGCGACAATGAAATTCTTGTAAGGGCCGCCAACAGCCGCGTCACATCGGTCGGCGATAGCAATGAAACGTACTGTGTTATTGCGGGTGTCGATTGCGAAATCGATGATCGTGGCGGCGAGAATGACAGCATGTATCTTGTCGCTACCGGGAACGTGAGTAATTTCAACATTAAAGCCAGCGGCATCGAGAATATCCAAGGCTCCGACTATAATGACATCGTGGAGATATCTGCCGTCAGCGGCGTTATCGATCTCGGAGCTGGTGAAGATACGCTCAGCCTCGCCAACATCCGATCGGGCGCTATCAATCTGACGGCTTCGGCCCGCGGAACGCAGGTCGCGCAGATGGATCCTGTATCGGGCGTGCCGGTGTCGGAGGCCACGGTGAAAGGCGTGGAAACCGTCAGATTGAGCGACCAGGATGACGACGTGCGTCTGGCCGCTGATGCCGTTGTGACGATCGGGGAGGGAATCGCGCCGGAGATCGTTTTGCCTGAGCTTGCTGAGGTCGATGCCGGCAAGGGCAACGACACGATCGTATCCCTCGCGAGCCATATGCGGATCTTGGGCGGAGATGGCAATGACATCATCGTCATTGGTTCAGGCAGTATCGGAGCCCCGCCCGTGCGTGACGTGTGCGTCATTGCCGGGGCTGGCGACGATGTCGTGAATATCGCCGGTGACACACAGGTCAGGGTCGAGCTCGGTGAGGGAAGCGATCGCATATCGGCCGCCTCTCAAACCTCCGGATGGATCGAGATCGCCGACATAACCGGAGGCGGAGCCAAGCAAGTGGATCTGGGCGCCGCCGACGCGCTCTTTCGCTTCGATTCCGATAGTAATGGCACCGTCGATGTGACCGATAGCGCAGCGCGCGCGTCTGGCAATCACGGTCTTTCCTTCGATTTCGCGGGAGAAAGTGCCGAGAACATTGTTTTGACAGCGGTGCGGGACGAGGCGGGTGCCTTCAACTACGGTATCGAGACAGCTGACGCACGGCTGAAAGTCTCTGTCCAAGGGTCGGACTTTGCCAAGACATCCGTCTGTGTCGCCGATCAGGCCTATGCAATGGATCGGGCGATGAACCAACTGACCCAGCAGATGGCGAGTCTAGGACAGGGGGCGGGAAGCCTGCAGCTTTCCGCTTTGCCGGCGGATATGCACACCCCCATCCATCCTCTCAACCTGGCAACCCCGATGGCGTGA
- a CDS encoding hypothetical protein (Evidence 5 : Unknown function) gives MSMMVDEIVAAYLKAEGNAMAALNAAIRDALADLTEKEQRLAKAERLISRGYVRGRMHAALSAAAEREQAEIDEVMHSKSMS, from the coding sequence ATGAGCATGATGGTGGACGAAATCGTTGCGGCCTATCTGAAGGCTGAAGGGAATGCCATGGCGGCTCTCAACGCGGCCATTCGGGATGCGCTCGCCGACCTCACCGAAAAGGAGCAACGCCTTGCCAAGGCGGAACGGCTTATTTCGCGCGGCTATGTGCGCGGCCGGATGCATGCGGCGCTCTCGGCTGCCGCGGAACGGGAGCAGGCCGAGATCGACGAAGTGATGCATTCGAAGTCGATGTCGTGA
- a CDS encoding conserved hypothetical protein (Evidence 4 : Unknown function but conserved in other organisms), translating into MSDGLLEELVSAMSAERQEVIARRTAELLDLWRAFEPAPLPPFDASTVALSWLALARDAVAEIRRVRVAPPDEAIPPEVIAVPSADAGTTVEDAHAAEQPASLTDAAPEGEPVPLVAADEADTIVLDAGIAIAAAISGGSIEDEPVLAVIPPALSTDIIAAEAEAESEIVPLEEAIALDDDDLAFPMLSPFEGDDASAALARAVREGLALRTDGKPKTGNSDRVTPMTVHPGAFPSYMGPPTSGTRLSSP; encoded by the coding sequence ATGTCCGATGGATTACTGGAGGAGCTTGTCTCGGCGATGTCTGCCGAACGGCAGGAAGTCATCGCACGCCGCACGGCGGAACTCCTGGATCTGTGGCGCGCTTTCGAGCCGGCACCGCTGCCGCCATTCGATGCATCGACGGTGGCGCTGTCCTGGCTTGCTCTGGCCCGCGACGCCGTGGCTGAGATCCGCCGGGTGCGTGTAGCCCCGCCGGACGAGGCAATCCCGCCTGAAGTGATTGCAGTGCCTTCCGCGGATGCTGGGACTACGGTCGAGGACGCTCACGCTGCGGAACAGCCGGCAAGCTTGACCGACGCGGCACCGGAGGGGGAGCCCGTCCCTCTTGTCGCCGCGGATGAGGCCGACACCATCGTTCTGGATGCCGGGATCGCCATCGCCGCCGCGATTTCAGGCGGCAGCATCGAGGATGAACCGGTTCTGGCGGTCATCCCGCCCGCACTCTCGACTGACATTATCGCAGCCGAGGCTGAAGCAGAGAGCGAGATCGTCCCCCTTGAGGAGGCGATCGCCCTCGATGATGACGATCTCGCCTTCCCTATGCTGTCACCTTTTGAAGGAGACGACGCGTCGGCGGCACTGGCGCGCGCCGTGCGCGAGGGCCTCGCCTTGCGCACGGACGGCAAGCCGAAGACCGGAAACAGCGACCGGGTGACGCCGATGACGGTTCATCCCGGCGCGTTCCCCAGTTACATGGGTCCGCCGACTTCCGGGACGAGGCTGTCGTCGCCGTAA
- a CDS encoding conserved hypothetical protein (Evidence 4 : Unknown function but conserved in other organisms) — protein sequence MEIQIHPIESPEMRIAMSRTKRAPAIPRSGLWALSRPVASRLAGGAAAIALVMGTTFVVTPASAQNAPLELPQQGQSLAKPGKTKPARPARKAKSQSSGRVEGRSVQEFRQPSYDDLARQGADEGGTSIRPSFRGGRPALNMGF from the coding sequence ATGGAAATCCAGATCCATCCGATCGAATCGCCGGAAATGAGGATAGCCATGAGCCGAACGAAGCGCGCACCCGCAATTCCGCGATCCGGGTTGTGGGCATTGAGCCGGCCTGTCGCATCGCGCCTCGCCGGTGGCGCTGCCGCGATCGCTCTCGTAATGGGAACGACATTTGTCGTCACCCCGGCCTCGGCCCAGAATGCGCCGCTCGAACTGCCGCAGCAGGGGCAGTCTCTCGCCAAGCCGGGCAAGACGAAACCGGCGCGTCCGGCCAGGAAGGCAAAGTCGCAATCGTCGGGACGCGTCGAGGGACGCTCCGTTCAGGAGTTTCGCCAGCCGAGCTACGATGATCTGGCGCGACAGGGAGCGGACGAAGGGGGCACCAGCATTCGCCCAAGCTTCCGCGGCGGCAGGCCGGCTCTGAATATGGGCTTCTGA
- a CDS encoding Transmembrane protein — MAPSIITAILSSRVTEAAARIIFTFPFWGSGLAKLIDFRGGVAEMEMFGLTPGWLFNIATIIVQLGGSALIIARRHTWLGAGALGIFTALTILLVHHFWSLEGERAIVAFHTATEHIGMIGALILVSILAARPASPR, encoded by the coding sequence ATGGCTCCCTCAATCATCACCGCAATCCTGTCCAGCCGCGTTACCGAAGCCGCGGCGCGTATCATCTTCACATTTCCCTTTTGGGGAAGCGGCTTGGCGAAACTGATCGATTTTCGTGGCGGCGTCGCCGAGATGGAAATGTTCGGCCTGACGCCGGGGTGGCTGTTCAACATTGCAACGATCATCGTGCAATTGGGTGGCTCCGCGCTCATCATCGCCCGACGGCACACCTGGCTCGGCGCAGGCGCGCTCGGGATCTTCACAGCGCTGACAATCCTCCTGGTCCACCATTTCTGGTCACTCGAAGGGGAGCGCGCGATCGTCGCCTTCCATACGGCGACGGAACATATCGGCATGATCGGCGCCCTCATTCTCGTCTCGATCCTCGCCGCGCGGCCAGCATCTCCACGCTGA
- a CDS encoding hypothetical protein (Evidence 5 : Unknown function): MSCEEFSARELYNNPIDFNSFDCFVFVQVVINQACALTGTE; encoded by the coding sequence GTGAGCTGCGAAGAATTTTCGGCGCGCGAACTTTACAATAATCCCATTGATTTCAATTCGTTCGATTGTTTTGTGTTTGTTCAGGTCGTCATTAACCAAGCCTGCGCTCTGACCGGCACGGAATAA